The following nucleotide sequence is from Scleropages formosus chromosome 4, fSclFor1.1, whole genome shotgun sequence.
aaaacacaggtaagtgtgttaacatttattaaaaacttgTGTTACTGTAGATAGGTTTTGTACAAATAGATAACACATTATAAAAAGGTGTTGAGTTGtgaattttgaaaaatcagTTTACCAAGAACTGTAGTCGCACAAAGTTTATTCTTTATACGAGGAAAATGTATCTTCCTCCTGGAGGAGGCTGTTGTGTCCCACTCAGACTGTGAGCTAATATCATGGAGAAACAATGACCAGTGAAGCGAGGCACAGAGAGCAGAATTACTGTGTTGCTTGATTGAttgaaaaagtgtttcacatGTATGAACCTGATGACAGTTTAAGTGGTTTATACATCTGAGTACAGAAATctacatcttaaaaaaaaaaaaaaaaaaaaaaaactttaatagaaaaaaaaattatacaaaggTTTGAATGTGGAATTGTGGCAGTGTTGGattatgaataaacacaaaggtTAAACTGTTTGCTGGGAAAAGGTAATGAAATGATTCCAAATGATTGTTTTATTATCCCACAGCCGTGCACCTTTGTCACAAAACAATACACTTTGAAGGCCGAGAAGCGAACGTGTACCTTTGTTACAAAATGAAATAGTCTCTTTGTGGGTGTGACCTTTCCACTGAGCAGTCCATAAAACTTGACTTTCCCACTCTCCAATGTGAAGGGAGCCCTTTTGTTGGATCTGGGTGGGTGCTACAGTTTGGCTCCCAAGTCCTCGGCAGCCACCCGGACAGCGGAAGCCACATCcttgctgctgcagcagctggttGCACGAGTCAGCTTGGTGAGGCTCTCTTCATATGGGGGTGGCAGGTACACCATGAGGAAAATGCCATCGGAGGGATCGGAACCGGCTCCAGGGAACGACTCGATGTCATCTTCGCTCACCTCTAAGAGGCTGGTCATGCCCCGCTTTTCACGGGAGCAGCGCTTGTAGACCAGGAGGGCCAGGAGGCTGATGAGTAGGAGGAAAGCAGCGGGCAAGAGGATGTAGAAGATGATCTCTGATCCTGTCTCCTCGCTAGGGGTCAACTGATTCCAGTGGTGTCCCTGGCAACAGAAAGGGTGAGTTTATGTTACATGAACTGGAACAGTGTGCTGGGAAGCCCTGGTTCCAGCTTTCTCTGTCTGGATTTTGAGCCCCGTTAGTTTAATCTTTTCTTTCCCTTGTAttgtcatgattttttttttttctatctcgTTTTCTTGTTGGCAAAGTAGATGCCATACATAGCTGGTAACATTCAGTAGTGCATTTAATAACTCTAAATGACCAAGATCGCATGAAAGGATAGCGCAGTCAGTTTGCACATGTCGAAAAAGACTGGTGTGGCAAGGAAGGATAATTTGACAACAGCCCCCAAAGCGAGTGGGTCAGTCAAGTAAGTGGCAATGTGTGGTTCTGCATGAAGTTCTAATCTGTTAATCTCTGTCACGGTTTATGGCAGTGGTCCACCATGTCAATATGATTAATAACCCAACCCTGCTGCAGGCTTTGGGAGCTTGTCATATTCATCCCTCCTGATGAAGGCtgactggctggctggctggctgtgtGAAAAGCTACCATTTTTAGATCCAAATAAAAAAACCATTCCTAGTAAAACCTAGAGcgctgttatttttattcacattaacATCTATCATCCGTTGTATTCTTGACCAGTATATTCAATAAAGGATCCTgcagaatgtattttaaaaattatgggCATTAGTATGAGCACTAAgcaataaatgcacacacaaatgGACACAAAGAAACCAAAAGAAACACAATGCATTAAAACAGACTAAAAAGTGGCTCAATGTGACTGTTTTCCAGCCCTTCTGCCCTAGTGGGGCTCATAAATCCCTTCAGGCTGAACTTAGTACTTGGCTACCCACCTGCAGCTGCTTCTCACCAGGGGTGGATGGTGTTCCTGTCACCCAGTCGTAGCTGCCCCTGCCGGCCGGCCCAAATTTCATCcagctgctctccagtaggGTCCTCATGCCGCAGCTGAGAGCGGTGCCTTGTCCAGGGTGCAGATGCCAGGACCACTTGGAGAAGCGAGCGGTCGTCACTTTGCCTCAGTGTCCGAGTGGCGAGACCAACGGTAGAGTGAATGCGACGCAGCTATTAAGCCTGTTTGTGTTGCTCGCACATGCCGATAAGCAGGAAGGCTTTATCCAATCAGAGCGCAGAACACAGTGAGTAGGCTCTCTTCGGATTTACCGTGCTTGGCCTACATTGAAAGATCGAGTGGCAGCGGCTGATTGTTGTGTTGccgatgcttttatccaaagcgtcTTGGCATTGTGACTCTTCGTatagttggatttttttttttttctggtgtggACGTTTTGAGTGTGTTTCTCAAGGGGCTCCTCATGGGACATGAAGCATCATCCTTCAGATTCCAGTTTGCTCTTAACCACAGGGCAACTCACTGTCTGCTTGGGAAAATGCCAGCACACATCTCACTTTTTAATGAAGGAAACTTGAGAAGTTTCATAGCACTCTTTCCAAAGCTGGATTTGTGTAATGCACATCCTTCAAAACCTTACCACAAAATACATCTAGACATAtctgcattattaagctttcattTATTGCACCTTAGTGAtgcaagtgactttggattcaTGAACAAACTAAACTAGGAATAGATTTCCAGTCCCATTGATATTTGTGAGGTGAGGAGCCATTGTATTGCTAAGATCATTTTATTTGGGTATGGCAAATGAAGAAGTAGTTCATCCCTCGTTCTGGTTTTGTTCCCTCCAAAAAAACGCTGTGTTAATCGCACCCAGTCTGTTAGGTCATGTTGTATTTGCATTGCTGAAGCTGATTTGGCACATATGTGATGCACTTGTTTGGCCAGCCAAGTCTCTGAGGCCAAGCCAAGGTTCTCCTGTCCTGCTGTGACCTTCAGGCTTTCAGGGTGGGTAGGAGAGGAATTTGGTGGACTTACATGCAGGGCTGTGGCCTTCGTGCAGAACTTGAAATGTGTCCTCTTATAGCTACTTTGCGTGTCGTGCAGGACTAACCTGAAGGTGGAGTTACAGAATGTCTTTCATTTACTGATTCATAGTACAAGTAAGTGTTACGCATTACTTTCCACAAGAGTTTTTCACATCCAGGCCTTGGATTTCACCACAATTTAATGTAGACGCTCCCGGGCTATTTTTATGCTCATCAGTGATGAGGACAGTGCTGGAGATTCTGCCGACTCACTGGTGCAGAAGCAGATTCCCCaaaatgcagacatgtgatgctTGTTGTTTTCCTGTCGGACGCGTGTTCTGGGGATTAGTTTGACGCACTCATTTGATTTGGTTCTCGCAGTGATCTCGGGCTGTGGATGTTGGCCAAAATTTCCACTAATGAGGTGTCCCTGGGAAATCCACGCACCGCGGCTTGGCTCCTGTGGATGTATGAATGGCCAGAAAGTAACTCAATAGAGTTAACTTATAAAGGCTTCAGCCTTATGAACAGTTGCtacaaatttttaatgtttttttaaatagcttattttcttttacatgttCGAGTTTCTTTAGCCCAACATGACCTGTACTTACCCTTCCAGCcgataggtggcagtaaagtgcacctAAACAATAGGAAATTTGGACCCTCATTAATTCAGCTCACATCCTGTGCCAGTAGGAAATAAAAGTACCTGAATCTGGCcagaaaattacaaatattgAGCATGCTTATGAGATGATCAAATCAACAGTTTGAAGCAAAAGAGCCTGTGgagaaaaatagttttattttcagtaattttagttttgttttaccTTAAAGTTAAtaacatggtttttttttttttttttttttgatggattTTCCACCCCAGTTTTGTTCATAAGTTCAGGAACCAGAGTGGATTTAATCACTATAATTATTTTATCTTACATATGTAAActgtattgttacatttataaaCTACACCTGGAAGAGCACATTGCCAAAGCATGACTTATTCTTGATTACATGctggtaaaatgtttttattttttaatatttgagaGGAAAACACAAGGTTTGGCAACAAATGCATAGCTGAAAAAGAATTCACTCAAACATGTGTATGCTGGCTGATTTATTCTGCAACAACATTTAACCTTTTAGTTTGGgaaactatatatattatacacacatatgtagaatatactgtatgtataatttGTCTCTTTACTACACTTTTTTTCCTGAGACAGATTACATCAGCAAGGGagaaaagcaacttccattttTTTAGCAAAAGAGCAGTACAGCAAAAATAGTAAAGTCTCAATCTAAggcagatttatttattcttttaaaaattactgttaGGTTCTAGCATGTACTGTCCCTTTTAGCTCATGGTGACACCTGGGAACAGGCCATTTGTCCCTTCTGAGAGAACATGTCCTTATGAATTATCTCTACATGCATTACTGACACATCAGTCATATGGAAATTAGGCATCGGAGAATCCCATTTCCGTGGAACACAAACAGCTCAGACTTATTTTTCCAGTGCTTGTATCCGTCATGTTTTATTCCAGATTACCAATATGATTTTTGACACGTATTCCATCCAAAGTGTTGAttaggagatgcttttttttttaaattagttttttaaactaatttgtCCAAATCATGACTAAAACTATCTTGTAATACTTATTTTCACCAAGTTTGGTTAATAAGACATGGTAATAAACATCCAGCACAGGTTTACAAAGCATAACAATGTACAGATTTATTATGGTTTGTTGGAATGGATACCACAGTGGGGTTACTTGATTCCAAGCCCTGTGGTTGGAGGGCATCTTTAGAACTAAAAGTGTTCACAgattttgtcttcatttcaaTCAACCAAATAAACTTTCGGGTGCATTTATGTCACtaaattttatttcctttttagcAACATGAAAACAGATCAGTATAGATATTTAGTTCAGGTTTATtgatttagtttaatttttcaagagggtttgtgtaaaaaaaaaaaaaaaaaaagtgtgaaatattttgttatagTTATTTGAATTATGTTTGAAAAatgatttgcatttatattgAATTGAACTGCTTTAATTTATCCAATTAAAGTCCCAGTCAAGGGagttaaatgaggaaaaacccCTCCATCCTCAGGGTTATTGAACCCATGGTCCTGCAGTGCAAAGTGTGTTCTTAAAATTCGGCAATTAAATCATTAAGTTAATATATTAAACTTTCTGAGGTTTAACTGGTATAAtaagagcaagaaaaaaaatggcaatcTAAATCCTTAACAGTCCACCCCAACTTGTCCTGAGCTGcagtaagccagagcctatgTGGCACaagcccaggatgggacagcagtctgGTATAAGGGGACCCTagcaaggcttgaaccccagacctgccacccCTCAGGCATttgccaagcctgctgtgccaccaactTGACAAGGCTCATCATCTAATTCTGTCCATTGGTATGCAGACATCCTTCTGAGACCCAGCAAACATAAGATTTTTGGCTAATTTTTTAGAGGTATGAGAGAGTaaggatagctggtagtgtaggggttagtaCTGCAGCTTCTATACCCAAAgggtgtaggttcaagtctTACCTGCTacaatacccttaagcaaggtatttaatgtaacattttaagttgctttggagaagatgaACCCATTGACTGCTCATACCAGGCAAGACTGCAGTGGGCTGGGGCCTTGCCTGGTGCTGTGGGGGcaggcagggcttgaaccccagacctgctacacaGCAGGCAGTAACCcagtctgctgtgccaccccactcCCGTTCTCCCCTTAGCCCTCACACTCTAATTCTGTCAATCAGTATGCAGACATCCTCCTAAAACCCAGCAAACACAAGGCttttggataattttttttttaagaattgcTAGGCAGCGTGGGTAGCTGGTAGAGTAGTTTTTAGCACTGcggcctttagacccaaaagttgcaggttcaaatcccacccgcggctgtagtacccttaagcaagggaTTTACTCTAGAATTGtgccagtaaagttacccagctgtataaatgggtaaataattgtaagtatcttaacattttaagttgctttggagaagaccAACCTGGTCACAGTttgctggagcctaacccgacaacacagggtgcgaggctaaggcagaaggggatacacccaggatgggatgccggtctgtcgcaaggcaacccaagcagggctcaaaccccaaaccgCCGCCACAGCAAgtactggccaaacctgctttggcgaaaagtggcagctaagtgaataaatctaaatgtaagtTGTCCCAAACATGTGGTATCATTTAAAAGTGTAGAACATCCACTACAAGGTGCATTAGGACTCAGTGTTGTGGCATGTAAAGTATAGGAGGCACACTtaagagtggacaaaaatgaatgcaaCATCTCCAGAGgatcattaattaaaattataacaaggaggggaagggacaccacataacacacatgcactttCAGAAAGAACatatattggggggggggggagcttaCCTTAGACTGTTTACTTGGAATGCAAAGAATACAGTGACTGAGAAACTAATCAATCGATCAATCACAGTGATGCCAGAGCTGGTCTTAAAAACAGAACACTAAAACAGGAAATACTCACGTTTGAGCTGGGTTTTAATGAATGGGAGCTCAACCACAGACTTTGAACCAGCTGACAGCAGTGCAACATCAAACGTGAAAATTTTAATGCTCTGAGAAACTTTAATTGCGCAGCATGAATTAAAGAATCATACATAAACAATACTGTCATACGTAAAGTTGAACGACCCATTCCCACAGACAAGACACTAAACACATTCGACATGGAGAACAAATTAACAGTAATTACAGGACAATAACAAGAGTTCCGCTGTAAGGAATTAAACTTGCCATAAGGAACATaacatatttgtaatatttttgcagAACTTTACATTCAAAACAGACCTGAAGGGGCTTTGCCACAGTCTGGTTTGGCGTTATACAAATACAGTTTTGTGCATAGCCTAAAATCTAAAGCCTTAGCAACAACAGAAACTGAACTGTGAGTGCAAGACTGGTGGAGGATGTACATGGCCTCCAAGAGGAAATGCGTACGGCCTTGTTATAAACATATACCAGTCCTGTATTGGTCCTCTCGCGTACATCGATGCAGATCTTCTCAACGCAACGGGAGCCCAGAGCTCCATTCCGGTTTGGTCACCAAACCCTAAGAGAACATTCAAATAGTAAAGAACTGATCGAAAGGAAAAACTCGACATTCTCGGTCGGCTAACAGCTCCGAACAACGTCGGGCAAACAACATCGAAACATGTCAAACATCACCTTATAAACCATGTTTTAAACGCTGAGCCCAAAGAGCCTGTCTGAACAGAGTCGCATGGGGGCTACCAATAGAAAGCTCAGGTAAATTCAAGGGTAAATCACCATCTCACCATACCACCGTGCAGATGGCTAAAAGGGCAAAccaactgttttaaaaatggggACAATTTCTCATTCTCTTTTCACCGTTAATTTCTACAACGTTCCTATAATCCCACAAAGGCAGCTAACATCGGCTTCCAGTCGTTTTCCCGCTCGTTTGCGTTCGGGTGGTGTGAAAATGGGCTGCAAACTCCAACAGGCGGCTCTTGGGGACCTAGGAGGTGGGACAGTGATGAGGGAGGGTTTGTCCAGAGCTGCCCGTGTGAGAGAGACGTATTCAAAATGAGACTCACGTGGCGTAATTCCCCCCCCTCCAATCTCATTTCACCCCTCCCATGCCCTGGAACTGGGGGCTGCTGCGAGTGACTGATGAAAATGACTTCATCTCCACACCCCGCTGAACACCAAGCAGGATTTTCCCCCGAAAGGCTTTAGTCACGTCAAATTGCAAGACTGAACGCTGCGTGTTCGACGCGCATCAAGACGGAGGAAAGTGACCTCTGGCATTAGCAGAGCAGaccacacagtgacacacattgACACACGCTGTCTGTCCGATATCGAGGTCACTCAGAATGAGGGCGACCCACGGGGGCGAGCATTAGCGCAGCTGCTGGTGGCGCTTCTCCAGTAATGCTCGCCATTTGCGTCTGGTGCCGTCAGTGTCGGTTGCCATGGTAACTCTCCTACGGGCTCGGGCAGGATACGTATAAGAGTACAATGCCAACACAGTGTAGCGTAGTAAACATTGGGCTCGACACCACTCCTCGCCACAAGCTAGACAAGAGCACAGTTATTCCCCAAAGGTGCCCGACCACTCGCCTTTTCCCATGTTGCTGTACACTGTAGTGTAAGAGAAGTTTCTCATAAAAGGGTTTCTGTAAAGACACTGCAGCCTGATCGATCGCTCCGCTCGTGCTGACTctggacatacagtacatgctgcAAGCTGACGTTTGCTTTTCACGAAGAAAGAAGGTAAAAAGGCCCGTGTTAGAGCACATAGCTGTAATAATGTCATATGGCACTATGCATCTGCCTCgcagaaaacatttcattgcacGTGGAAcataaagtaaaaacattttggtaCCGTTCGGTGAATATCAAGGGCAAACCAGACATATAATATTAAATAGATAACTTGATTTCATACAATTCTTAATATATCATATTTAAATACATGGCTGTTCCATATAGGTAAGAAAATAATCACGGTAACTCCCATTATCTGAAAATTCCTTACATGATATAAGTGACAAAGCAAGATAGAGGCTAAAAGTCGAACGCAGTCAAATAGAAATGTTCGTGGAGTCAACTTCCAAACGCCCATTCTCCGATGGTGGCGACACCTCACACGATGATGTCGTACACTCTGCCCACGCGGCCCAGCCACTCCCTAACCGCCTGCCGGACCCGCGTGTCGGTCACGTGACACGTCAGCTGGCTGATGCAAGGAAAGACCGCCGGCTGCAGGGCAACGAACGTTGGGTCCGGAAGGAGCTGGATCTGGTTCAGGATGGTCAGAACCATGTTGGTCCAAGCCTGAAGAGAGGCGAGCACAGAGACGAGGGATAATGCAGAAACGCTTTTTTAAAGTCACCTTTTACTTGTACACAATAAGAAATTTGTTACGAAAGTTCACTGGCTActtgtgttacaaacatctgagttatgaattttcaaacatAACCATTTCGGAAGTTCTCAGACCACCACTGCTAAATATTAAGACCTTTTGCTATTATGCTAATATTTACGTGCATTAATATGTACTTTTACTTTCTCTGTAGGCTGATTCTGTTTTGCTGTCAGTTtaaaaactgtacttaaaaaaaaaaatagtaaggAAAAATCTGTAGCTCTATTGCCAGACTTTGAAAGTTCGACATAAagatcattaatttatttaatgctcCGGTTGGGAAAAAGTTGTTATGACTTATTATGGTGTTTTCCGGtttgatttttctccaaaaaaagttCCGGtgtcaaatatttattgaaacaaATTCCGACTCCACGCTGCTGCTCTCTTTTCCACGGAACTCTACCTGTATCTGTGCCTCCGAGTCTCGCAGCGAGATGTTGTGGGAACTGGCCGTGGAGCCGGATCGCGGCCTCTTCTCCTGCCGCAGCACCTCCGGTCCGGCGCTGAACGAGTGCCGCATGGGACCCTGGTCCAGCAGGTGCTGGGGCCTCTGGGGGACGGGCGAGTCGGGGCCCCTGAGCGTGACGGGCTCCGCCCTCTTCTCCGCGGCCTTGGCCTCCTTGACGAGGGCGCCgaggttctgctgctgctgcttccgcCTCTTGTACTCGATCATCAGCTTGGTGAGGCTCTTGTCCGTGGCGATGGTGTACAGCTTATTCCCGGCGCTCTCCCACCACTCCTTCCTGCGCCCGGCGTCCCGCCCCCCGCCCCTCAGGGCGCTCGCCCCGGGGCTCTGCGTGTCCTCCGACGGCGTCTCGGCCGGCTGGCAGCGGAAGCCGTCCTCGGAGGGCGTGCCCCGGCCCGACAGGCCGCCCCCAGTGGAGGGCGTGGACGTCTCCGAAGGGAAGAGCGGCAGAAAGAAGAGGGGGTCTCCCCGGAGGGCCGGCGGCTCGTCCAGGCTGCTCTCCAGGTCCAGGTGCATCTGGATGTAGTTGTTGCAGAGGTCCATGCAGAGCTTGTGGAGGCGCCGCACTAGCCAGGCCCAGTCCACGCTACTCGCCGGCTGGATGCTAAGCGACGGGATCTTGGCCCTCCACTGGCGCTTCTCCTTGCCTCGCGGGGGGCTCACCTGCGCCGTTTCCTCAAAGATGTCCTCGTCCTCAGAGGAGCACTGCTGCGAGGAGTCCGAgctgccttcctcctcctcgtaGAGGATCTTCTTCACCTGCTCGGCCGTGATGTTCTCCTGGTTGGTGAGCATGGCGCACAGCAGAGCCTGGAAGTAAATGTTGAAGCTCATGGCGGACTGGCGGTACAGGTTGGCGGCCCCTCCCACCCCCGACACCTTCATAAGCAGGTACTTGAGGCCTGGGCGGGTGTCGAAATCACGGGCCGTACGGTACGAGTCCAGCAGCAGGTCGAAGATGATGGCGAGGTTCTGCATGGATATGTAACGCAGGAAGCCTCCCAGGCGGGGCTCCGACACCGGCGTGGCCCTGTCCTGCGGCTCCGCCTGACCCGAGTTCTTCACAAACTCCTCGAGCAGGATGTCGTACAGGTTCTGCAGGAGCACCTGGTGGGACAGCAGGCTCACCACGATGGTCCTGAAGGGGATCCTGCCGATGGGATGACATGGGGAAGGCGTGAGCGCATGGTGCTTGGGAAAACACTCAGcctgtgacatttacatttaatcatttagcagatgctttttcccaaagtgcaAAGCTACACGAAGAATTGAAAGTCATAGCAAATACAAAGTGGACTGTGATAGACAGCATGAATTTATATAGCTGTTAGGAGATTGGGAGAGAAgcgggtccaaaagagatgcgtttcgagacccttcttggatgctgaaagggattcagcagctctgaggaacacgGGGAGATGTCATTATACACAACTCCACTCGCATCGATACTGATTTTAAATAGTGAGTTCCGTTATGCGTGAACTTCTAGGACACACACGTTTCGTTCTGCTTCAGGACTCTCTGCAGTAATCTGGcaacattatatacatacagGTCTGTACATCTAGCGCCAAGTCAAaggtttattgtgaacaactgaAAAAGGGAgtgcagaaattaattaaaaagagaattttaaagaaatcactATACAGACACTCACATGCAGAGACAGCATGACATGGACGAGGCATGCCAAGTCAGTTATTTCCTGGTGAAATGTGCCATCATTTGTCACCGGTTAAATACTGGGCTGGTGGCACCATCCAGCAACTTTTAATCCAGGACAAGAGAATTTCTGTTTCCCAGTAGTGTCTGGCCCTGGCCTTGCAAGGGATAATGCTGTGTATTGGTTGTCATAGCGATGTTTGTATCCACGTGATCTGTGACATGCGTGCAGTGTTGTAAATAGGATTACGGCTGCATGAATAATTGAAACAGAATCTTTCTTTGTATGACAGAAAATGCACTTGGAAGCACATTTTAAGAGTtcatttaaagttatttaaattaaatcgCAGcgactttcatttttattttctccaaagacgtGATTTTTCCCATCCCATATTGCTTCTGTGATCCCAGACTGCATACTTGCAGCACTACATTGATTTACTGGCACTCTCTCTTAGTGTGACTGATTTAATGCAGAGAAAACCCGCAAGAACGGGATGCGACCTTTGAATTCATACCGTTGCAAAGGCCGCTGTGACAAATGAAGTTCAAACCACGCGTTACTCGTACAGTGGCTCAGGCTTCAAGCTAAACCAGCGAAAATGTTCATCCTCCAAACACCTCCGTTTGTATATACAAAGATGCATGAGTgcaggtaaaataaataataactgtatAACAAGCATTGCATCGAATGCATTTGCTCTAAATCAACTTCACGGTTGTGTCTCTGAATCAAACAGCTCTTACCCAACTTTCCTGTCGTCCAGCGTGCGGGGAAAAagaccgacacacacacacacacagaaaaggtgAGCTTCAGTAAATGCAATGGTCAGCTTGCgcttaaaaacttaaaattgaaatctcattaatttttaaagcataaATAACCCGACAACTAAGCGCATTAAACGTTGACGGTACAGCGTGCGTTCAAATA
It contains:
- the smim28 gene encoding small integral membrane protein 28 is translated as MRTLLESSWMKFGPAGRGSYDWVTGTPSTPGEKQLQGHHWNQLTPSEETGSEIIFYILLPAAFLLLISLLALLVYKRCSREKRGMTSLLEVSEDDIESFPGAGSDPSDGIFLMVYLPPPYEESLTKLTRATSCCSSKDVASAVRVAAEDLGAKL